A window of the Helianthus annuus cultivar XRQ/B chromosome 4, HanXRQr2.0-SUNRISE, whole genome shotgun sequence genome harbors these coding sequences:
- the LOC110933463 gene encoding uncharacterized protein LOC110933463, which produces MVVCTCGASTSPRTSWTTQNPGRRFHRCNKPSSCEFVAWAEPPKIENPAVMIPALLDTIKRHEQNARQMFARNIKLEEEAKKLAQEKNVLKVILGFSFLLFMFYYVKSG; this is translated from the coding sequence ATGGTGGTTTGCACTTGTGGAGCCTCAACCTCACCGAGAACCTCATGGACAACACAAAACCCAGGTCGTCGTTTTCACCGGTGCAACAAACCATCAAGTTGTGAATTCGTTGCTTGGGCTGAGCCACCAAAGATTGAGAACCCGGCTGTGATGATTCCTGCACTGTTGGACACCATCAAGCGGCATGAACAGAATGCAAGACAGATGTTTGCTCGGAACATAAAGCTTGAAGAAGAAGCTAAAAAATTGGCACAGGAGAAGAACGTGCTTAAAGTTATCTTAGGTTTCAGTTTTTTGTTGTTCATGTTTTACTATGTTAAGTCTGGTTAG